The Virgibacillus phasianinus genome includes a window with the following:
- a CDS encoding glycosyltransferase family 61 protein yields MKDIYINTLDWIKETTPKPDLQDVYKEFHINETVKYALPKGDAPQWVDWVSPPRFGENHTFDKSYVSKVENGSIWMCDKGEGMVYALTPDYKCLRDMVFYQYWNYFEKIAVNNIPSASPYYGNLGVLAWAGHSNYWHWLHDTLGRYRLLQLSGFKIDKYVLPLMTLPFQRETVKMLGIPENKILQIPPGKHLKAENLILPSVPFNAGTCVKWTIEFLRDSFLKSKSHPSSSDFERIYISREDASWRKVANEPKLMTLLTKKGFKKIILSSLTVQEQLDIFSSAKVIISPNGAGLANIMFCQPGTKIIQLFTSTSDEFIKIGNYLDLDYYFLKCGIANPASKAHEVIKNLVVDVKKLARIFEEEGIN; encoded by the coding sequence ATGAAAGATATATATATCAATACGCTAGATTGGATTAAAGAAACTACCCCAAAACCAGATTTACAAGATGTATATAAGGAATTTCATATAAATGAGACGGTGAAATATGCGCTGCCAAAAGGAGATGCGCCGCAATGGGTTGATTGGGTATCCCCACCGCGGTTTGGCGAGAACCACACGTTTGACAAATCTTATGTTTCAAAGGTAGAAAATGGCAGTATATGGATGTGTGATAAAGGGGAGGGAATGGTTTATGCATTGACACCTGATTACAAATGTTTGCGTGATATGGTCTTTTATCAATATTGGAATTACTTTGAAAAGATCGCAGTCAATAACATCCCTTCTGCCTCCCCATATTATGGTAATTTGGGCGTTCTAGCATGGGCTGGGCACTCTAATTACTGGCATTGGTTACACGATACACTGGGGCGTTATCGTTTGCTGCAGCTCAGCGGCTTTAAGATCGATAAGTATGTCCTACCGCTTATGACATTGCCATTTCAGCGGGAAACGGTTAAAATGCTTGGCATCCCTGAGAATAAAATCTTACAAATCCCCCCTGGAAAGCACCTGAAAGCTGAAAATTTGATATTGCCATCCGTTCCATTTAACGCAGGAACATGTGTGAAATGGACAATTGAATTCCTCCGGGACTCATTTCTTAAATCAAAATCCCATCCAAGTTCAAGTGATTTTGAACGTATCTATATTAGCCGGGAAGACGCCTCGTGGAGAAAGGTTGCCAATGAACCCAAACTTATGACACTTTTGACTAAAAAGGGATTCAAAAAGATTATTTTAAGCTCCCTAACCGTACAAGAACAACTCGATATTTTTTCTTCAGCCAAGGTTATCATAAGCCCGAATGGTGCCGGGCTTGCAAATATTATGTTCTGCCAGCCGGGAACAAAAATTATTCAGTTATTTACATCAACCTCAGATGAATTCATAAAAATTGGGAATTATTTAGATTTGGATTACTATTTTCTGAAATGCGGGATCGCGAATCCTGCATCCAAAGCACATGAAGTCATCAAAAACCTTGTGGTTGATGTAAAAAAATTAGCAAGGATTTTCGAGGAAGAAGGTATCAATTAA
- the ltrA gene encoding group II intron reverse transcriptase/maturase has translation MELLEEILSNQNMNQAYKRVYRNKGASGVDGVSIEELKGYLKEHKDELRSQIRKRKYQPAPALRVEIPKENGKMRKLGIPTVVDRVVQQAISQKLSPIFEKQFSEYSYGFRPGRSCEMAIIQALEYMNDGYEWLVDIDLERFFDTVHHDKLMRIISHTIKEGDIISLIRKYLVSGVIVHGKYKDTLVGTPQGGNLSPLLSNIMLNEMDKELETRGLRFVRYADDSLIFVKSEKAANRVLTSITKFIEKKLGLKVNAEKSKISRPSETKFLGFGYYFDFNKGKFQPRPHESSIQKFQRKLRKLTKRNWSISLDDRIVKLKQVIFGWVNYFKIANMKKALGAIDAKLRSRLRIIIWKQWKNSRKRIKSLVQLGIPKEEAKGLTYCRRGYRFIGLSKVVHKALSNKRLKQRGIPFALDYYLKVHTAI, from the coding sequence GTGGAGCTTTTAGAAGAAATCTTAAGTAATCAAAATATGAATCAAGCCTATAAGCGCGTGTATCGCAATAAAGGCGCAAGTGGAGTAGACGGAGTGAGTATAGAAGAATTGAAGGGATATCTTAAAGAACATAAGGATGAACTTCGTTCTCAAATCCGAAAAAGGAAATACCAACCAGCGCCAGCATTGCGTGTAGAGATTCCAAAAGAAAATGGGAAAATGCGCAAACTAGGTATCCCAACGGTTGTTGACAGAGTAGTACAGCAAGCAATCAGTCAAAAACTGAGCCCCATATTCGAAAAACAATTCAGCGAATATAGCTACGGTTTCCGACCGGGAAGAAGCTGTGAGATGGCAATCATCCAAGCGCTGGAATATATGAATGACGGATATGAGTGGTTAGTAGATATTGACCTAGAACGATTCTTTGATACGGTGCATCACGACAAATTGATGAGAATCATCTCCCATACGATAAAAGAGGGGGATATAATTTCCCTTATACGGAAATATCTCGTAAGTGGCGTGATAGTCCACGGTAAATATAAAGATACGTTAGTTGGAACACCACAAGGAGGCAACCTTAGTCCACTTCTAAGCAATATTATGTTGAACGAGATGGATAAGGAACTGGAAACAAGAGGTCTGCGTTTCGTCAGATACGCAGATGATAGTCTCATTTTCGTCAAAAGCGAAAAAGCAGCGAATAGAGTGCTCACTTCCATTACAAAATTTATCGAGAAGAAATTGGGATTAAAGGTCAATGCGGAAAAGAGTAAAATCTCCCGCCCTAGTGAAACAAAATTTCTAGGATTCGGTTACTATTTTGATTTTAATAAGGGAAAGTTTCAACCAAGACCGCATGAAAGTTCGATTCAGAAATTTCAAAGGAAATTGCGAAAGTTAACAAAAAGAAATTGGAGCATCTCATTAGATGACAGGATCGTCAAGTTAAAACAGGTCATATTTGGCTGGGTCAACTACTTCAAGATAGCCAACATGAAGAAAGCACTCGGAGCAATCGACGCAAAACTTCGCTCCAGACTGCGAATAATCATTTGGAAGCAATGGAAGAACAGCAGGAAGAGAATAAAATCCCTTGTCCAGCTTGGCATTCCCAAAGAGGAAGCAAAAGGCTTAACTTACTGTCGAAGGGGTTATCGTTTCATTGGGCTATCCAAGGTAGTTCATAAAGCTTTATCTAACAAACGTCTAAAGCAAAGGGGTATTCCCTTTGCCTTAGACTACTACTTAAAAGTACACACTGCGATATAA